The DNA sequence GGGTTCACAACATTAGCTCCTCCTCCTTGGCTGTCATAAAGCCCTTTCTTGAACCCTTTCACAACACCAGCACCACAAATTGCTCCCAAACACTGCATCACCATGTAGAACACTGCCCTTGTTAAGGACAACTTCCTTGccaaaaacaacccaaaagtCACAGCAGGGTTAATATGTCCACCTGCATACAaacactcatcatcatcagaatAAGAAGAGCTAGGAGGTAGAAAAAAGATGCATgaatgaaagagaaagaagtAAAAACACAGACCTGAAATACCAGCAGTGCAGTAGACAAGAGCAAAAATCATGCCACCAAAGGCCCAAGCAATACCCTGAATGCCAACAGTGGAGCACTGGCTGTTAGAGTTCTTAACACCCATGACAGTGAGGAGGGTGATGTACAAGAAGAGAAAAGTAGCCATGAACTCTGCAATACCAGCCCTGTAAAAGGACCAGGACTTAAGTTCACCAGGCTCAAACAGAGGTGCTGGTGGTGGTTCCTTGTAGTCCTTGTCTTGACTCTGTGCTGCTGTTCCTATGGGTTGCCTTTCTGAGAACCTGTTTGCTCCAAGTCTCACATCTTCTTCCTTCCcctccatctctttctctctaaaaCTTACTGCagcacaaagaagaagaagaacaacaacaacaagagtgGTTAAGGGAAGAAGTAGAGGATGGAGGTGGTTTTATAGAGTGATTGGGTTGGGTTGTTTTGTTTGAAGGAAAAAATGAGTGTTTAGTGTGTTGTGTGTGGTGTGTTTTGGTAATATTGGTGGTGAGTGAGGTGTGGGAATAAAAATGTGATTGAATGGAGAATTGGAAAGATGGTTCTGGCAGGAGGGAGTGGTGGTGGGGATTGTGACAGATAGTTTTGGTCGGTTGAGTATGTGTTGTCTTTTTTCTTCACACCAAATAGCATCTTCACCCACTCCCTtcaccattttaatttttttattattatttttttaattatattttataatgcagacaaaaagttttttttaaaaaagaaaaatgaaagacaaTAGTTACTCCgcccataattttttattattattattatttaacttgaGTGATGGTGTTTTTAGAACCGGACTGGATCAGATGGATAatgtaattaataaattaatattggaATTATTCtggttttattattttggttttataattattttgaaattataatcgAATCAGTAAAAAAATTGGTATAAACTAGTAGAT is a window from the Dioscorea cayenensis subsp. rotundata cultivar TDr96_F1 chromosome 2, TDr96_F1_v2_PseudoChromosome.rev07_lg8_w22 25.fasta, whole genome shotgun sequence genome containing:
- the LOC120277146 gene encoding probable aquaporin PIP1-2 — its product is MEGKEEDVRLGANRFSERQPIGTAAQSQDKDYKEPPPAPLFEPGELKSWSFYRAGIAEFMATFLFLYITLLTVMGVKNSNSQCSTVGIQGIAWAFGGMIFALVYCTAGISGGHINPAVTFGLFLARKLSLTRAVFYMVMQCLGAICGAGVVKGFKKGLYDSQGGGANVVNPGYTKGDGLGAEIVGTFVLVYTVFSATDAKRNARDSHVPLLAPLPIGFAVFLVHLATIPITGTGINPARSLGAAIIYNKHHAWSDHWIFWVGPFIGAALAATYHQIVIRAIPFKSRP